The genomic segment ctttttgccctcaacatacactatccaaaggaacttaaggacatctttgaagtcattcagaacatcctaatgaacattggtggaaggcagtgcatctcactagtgcatggtctaagaaacagactcttgcagaaagccatgcagaactgtaattgtatgatccttagtgttaaggacagtttttattttactgtttgtttttttattcttgcaagttctcattctcacttttgtatgtcactaaatgactacactttacattccagattagacaattactcatttgttcatggtttaagaaacttatgtgaacaacaatataatggtggactctgcagatgcttatctcatgcaagtcagtagtttttcctttgttttgcaattgagcagactcaaactaatgtttctgaaatatccatattatcaaatgtttcagaagcatgcagtcattttcagagatattggttctgtggaatttgttgcaattgtaaacgaagacaaatacaagagtttgatgtcttagttgttataaactgatctttactgtcacttatcaaaggttttgtactattttaatatttcaagttttatgctaacaggtgtgactgagcacaatgaagtttaaaaattttgtaaatgtaaagaataacttttctaaaatagcaagtgtcccgttgatacattacattaatgcagactttatgttgttacttcacaagaatcactactgctcctagagtattggtcagaatttcatcttcacccaaactgggctcaagaccaagttcaaatttattgtttcacagggagcagcctttgagttttgatggattgtgagcctgatgagctacgtcactgatttttctgtttctcagatgactaagatggcacaataaatggtgaatgttgggtgctcatgagtaattgtcttgtcatgttcttaaaacaaactttctgtatgaaatgatcagatagactttaatggaatctgtggggttttattttttttctgtaaacaacagaaaattaatttaaaggaatgtagatatttaaacctgagatctaagataaacctaacaggtagttttgctgaaatggatgttagaaagccaaaaaaaaacaaaacaaaacttaagatgtttaatacacatttttctttacatccagtcaatcaactctgataattaaaatgaaactgatttacaagttcactcagctaccttaaggagctcagttaattaataaacttaaatcaacttagctaacagattatgttagttaagctaaaatagattcctaagttaaaagaactactaaagtatttgaattaactaaaaaacccaagtcaactgaactaggacaagagtttaaacaatagattattttaatttagctgaaagggttttcccaagtaaagatgacaattaaaggagttgaactgactaataaatctcagtcaactaaactaagatgaaagtttagacaacgtgatttttcattaagataacaattggttgtattataagaacaaactctatttcttgacttaacttaaaattttaaggcagccctttacctgatatttttaagttgaaacaacaagttatattttacagtgcagtTTGAGACAAATTTCCCAGACAGGTCTAGCCCAGTGTTCTTACTCTTATTTCAGGACAACTATTATGGAATCAAAAACCTCAAAGTGCTGACTGACTGCTGAGTACATCTGTAAAATCTGTCATAGGACCTctaatttcttttatttgcatCGGTCATAGACCTTTTGTAAAGTCATAGACTTTACAAATATACATGTATCTGACAACAGGAGTTCTAAACTAAAACTCCTCCAGGTGACGGTGTCACACCAGCTGCCCTGGAGTAAAGAACAAAATGCAGTCTGACATCAGGGCAGTGAGGTGATGTCAGGCTCTGTTGCCCAGATTCAAGTCTCCAGGTTCAAGGGTCTTGGTcagctggggtctttctgtgacATTCATATGCTCTCCCACGGTCCAATGAGACGGTTGTTAGGATGTGCCCAAAAACTTTtaggtgtgtgtatgagagagtGTGGTTTCTGTCTGTCGATCCTGTGAAAGAGTGGTGACCTGAGCAGGTGGACCCGCCTCTCTCCCTGTaacagctgggacaggctccacCCCTGTGACCCTCAGCTGAATAAGCAGTTAACAAAAATGATCCACAGATGATCAGAAATTCCTCTGTTTACAGTTCAGTGGGTAACGTGCTGATCACATCCACtgactgtgttgttgttgtaagtTAGGGTAACTGGAACAGCTGTTCTTTCACAGACTGGACACCACATCAGCTCCCTACTCCATCCTGTAGTACAAACTGGTGTGACACTAAAGTCTGTTCCATACAAATAATCTGATTCAATACAAACACCAACATTGTGCTGACCTAAAGAACACAAAAGTCACAGGAACGCTGTGGAAATGTGGGATTTGCAGCAGGACTGATGTGGATCACACAGTGAAGGCAGACTTATTATGTTTCAACCACTGTAATAATGATACAATCTGACTTTTTAATGAGGGGATTAATGAAATGTTTTGATATATGGAGTAATGCCCAGATGTCTGTTTGGCATGTGCTGGTCTTTACTGGCCCTCAGTCTCCACTGATGGATGTTTCTGGACTCTGGTGCTGCAGACACGGGGAGAGCGATGAGAGCTGAAGGAGACAACCAGCTGACACTTTGATGACGTCCCTCCTAAAGTTCACCAGGTGAGATCCAAACACAAAAGCAGCAGAAGGCAACGCTCTGCTATCGTGCTGACGAGCAAGCTACATCAATCCTACTGAACCCCTCTCTGTGTGGATCTCACAGAGAGTTGAAGCAGCGCTAAGTGACGTAGGAGCGACCCGTGGCCAAAGAACAAAGACATGTCTGCACTACGTAGGGACTCACACTACTCACACAGCACAAATACATCAACAACACATGTCTGAGCTGGATGGAACGAGATTTACTGACCACGTTTCTGTAATACTGACGTCTAAACTAGAGTCTGATaaaacagtgaagctgctgaTTTCATTTTGTGTAAATCTAAATGTTCTTATAACTTTATCAAACACCATCTTTGTAGCTGCTGCGTGCTACGTATGCTAAGGTTTTATATGGTTTGCTGTTAGCTCTGTGTGGCTAACCAGCTGATTAACTTCAGTTATGTCTGATGCAGATTCATCAATTGATCCAAAATGAACATTTAATGCAATGGATtaacttaaaacactaaaataaaatagaagaatCCAAAGCTACGATTGTCTCTGTTTAAGGTTGAGTAAAATATGAAATCTataacatttaattatttttcttagTGTACAAAAAACAGACTGATCAGGGAAGgtaatgttttttgttgtttttaataacatGTACATAATATTTGCAGTTTCATGATACAGAGGGGAGTGACTGTTTCTGTCCAGGGTGGGAGGGGTCAGAGGACATTTTTCGTGTCAGTTTCAGGGTCCTGCAGGTGTCCAGGTGTTGGAGAGAAGGAAGACTGCAGACACCTTCTCAGCCAAATGGATGACACACTGCAGCAGAAAGACTTCACAGTCTCCACGGGGCACTCATGTAGGATGATGGAGGCTGGTGGGGCTGGTTCCTTCTGCAGTCTCCAACCATCTCTACTattctgacagcactgagctccaggttgttgtttttgcacCAGACTGACTATTTACCCTCTATAGACTCATCACTATTCATTAATAAGCTGATAagcatgaagaaaaaaagaaaaacaaatgagataaatgtaaaagtaacgttcagacagctgcagttcctctaacggcCACTTGAAGCTGAATCCAAAAGTGAGTtaatatttacagttttcaGGGTCTGTGTTCAAACTTTAAACCTGAGGCACTGAAACAAACTCAGGTGTGAATCCAGAGAGTGTCATGTGTGACGTGTGAGTGTAAAGTAGGTCTGGTCCTGGTCTCTGCCGGCTGGATCGAGGCTCTGGTAGGTCGAGTCTTCACGTGTAGAACCTGGAGTACAGTTCTCATAGTGGACGTCCTAAAACAGAGACAAACTGTCTTCTTCACATAACAAGAACAGACTCTGACTTGGTTAAATCATTTGTGCTGGTAAATATTTCCATGTTGCCTCGTTGAACCTCTCAGACAACAGTGTCTCTGTTTGTTGGTGGAGTCTCCGTCTGGGCGGCCATTTTTGTCACCTACCTGTTTGAATTCACCTTCTTGGATTGTAATTTCTGGAACAGTCTACAAACTGAACCATCACACTGTGActgctttatttctttgttacagtAGCAGTCTGTCAACAGTGagaggaaacaaagagaaagaaagtcaCCTCCATGTTTGTGCCCTCTGAGTTTCCTCTGGTCCTCAAACCTGTGGAACAAACAAAGGATGTTCCTCTGTTAGAGGGAACAATCATTCAAAGTGCACATGAGGCTGGAAGATCACTGCTGCCCCTCCTGTTCTTTCATTCTGCTTAgtatattagtagtatatttttcctgttttttcctttgTAACGTATTACTTCACACGTGTGAAGCAGAGAACATCTGGATCTGATCCTGCTGACAGTGTCCAGAGTTCATGTGTGACACAGTTTAGTGTTCAGTTACTTCCAGTGTTCAACATCATCTCTACAAGTCACTCCACTCTCTTCTTAGAGCCCAAAGCGAAGCGTGCAGGATGAAATATTTTGATGTTTGACTGCAGCTGTTTGACAGACTTCAAGTGAAGTGAAAATAGAGATTTTGGTTAGAAATGAGAcgttctgtgtgtttctgtgtctctgttATCTTACCTCTGTTGCTCTTCCTCTTGATGCAGATTATTAGAACAGTCAGTGAtgagaggatgatgatgatgagcagAGAGATGATCACATACAGCAGCAAACCTGTGACAGCAGAACAAGCTTGTTTTACTCAGATTTACTGATTGATGAGTTGCACATGTAGTGAAATAACAGAcgtgaaatgaataaataaacagataaaagttCTACATGAACAAGAGGAGCTCACAGAGAATTTAGAAAAAGCAAACATGTTTCACACAACATCACATTTACATCATAATTCTGATTAGAAAAGCTGCCACACaggacaggctgattaaaaaaTACTGTCTTCTCTCATAGATGGATGTACCTGTAGATGCTGCTCCTTCAGGCTGCTCAGTGCTTCCAGTCAAAGTTAATGAAGGTGTGGAGCTTCCTGTAGTTGTGGCTGATGGTCCAGCTGCTGAACAAGAGCAGAGACGAAAGTTTGGCTTATAAATGTTTGGAGCTGTGAACAaagcataggcctgaacccctcAGTGAGAttattaacaagactggctaagGATACTGACTACTGTAGGTTGTATGCCAAGAGTCAACGAGACATTGATTCaatgtcattcggactggagaaatgtagtcggatggtaacaaagagagggaaggtagtcagaactgaggggatcaaactaccagaaggcaacactgcagacatagaggacagttacaagtacctggggatcccgcaggcgaatgggaaccatgaagaggccgctaggaaagctgcaactaCCAAGTACCTTCAGAGGTTCAGgcaagataagataagacaagataagataagataacctttattagtcccacatgtgggaaatttgtttagtcctgaggagtcagctgaacagtaagagcaagatccgggctatcaacacctatgcactgcccgtgatcaggtaccctgctaggataataagctggccaaaggaggagatagaagccactgacatcaagaccaggaagcacctgaccatgcatggagggtttcaccccaagtccagcaccctgaggctgtacgctaggtggaaggaaggaggcgagggactggtgagtgtcagcaccacagtccaggatgagacaaccaATATCCATGAATACAtgaggaagatggccccaaccgaccgcgtgctcagtgaatacctcaggcagcagaaaccccagaaacaggaggaagaggaggaaccatcatggaagaaCAGGCCCACATGGTATGTACCACAGAGGAAGTgactgacatccagaaatcctaccagtggctggacaaagcgaGCAATACTAGAggatatatgacagaaaatgagGAAGCTGAGCAGCTCCActctgagaacattttattaattttagtaAAAATTTTAAGGGGCTATGTGCCAGTTAAACCTTCATGCCCTCTCAAATCTTTGGTCATTTGAactcagtaaatcacatgataggatGGGGTAAGGCCTCACAATGGGTTCACACGAAATCTTGGCTGATAGTGACCCACACCAATTTTACACCTTGTCCCATGCGATTAAGCGGGGGATCAATGGTGGGTCAATGACCCTTGTAAGGGACACAGTGGAGCTTAAAAATCTGTGATTTCCACCAAATCCTCTTAGAACTGAAAAAGCTTCTTGAATGAgatgtgaaacatcttcaagaaaattaaagaagtccagtcgcatttctttccaagcttattagattaccatgacctgaatgactgagaaccttcacagaaatTCAGTTAAAACTCACCATCTGTTACAGTGACCTTAAAGTCTCTGAATGAACTGCTGAAAGTTCCCTCCAGGAAACATCTGTACCGTCCTGAGTCAGACTTggtcagctgtgtgatgctcacATACAGAACTCCTGACTCATATCCAATGTTGTATCTGCTTCTCAGAGCTCTGACATGATCAGTTTCAATCAGAACCTCATTTATTTGACATTCTCCCCTGCAGAACATTTTTCTGTATCCAGGGTGTTTAAAGGAGCATCCGACTGTGAGAGAGCTTCCAGTTTCTTTATAGAAGTTTTTCAGCTGAGCAGGATCATCGTTTCCATCCAGCAGTGCTGTTAAAGAGACAATCAGTAGTTACTATGTGTGCTAATGCAGTCTGAACACAATAACTCCAGTTTGATCCACACTGGGAACTGCCCAGTTCAACCAGTCTGACCGAGGATCTTGGTCTGAcattgcagtcttacacgcctccctgcagcttctctcctcctgttatccCCCCCTAACCCCATCCCCTTCAAGACTGTGTAaactcccaaacagacaaaaaacaaactaaaaaaacatcttaaacataaaaaaatcacaaagaaagaacaatacagtatcttCAACAtcaccaaagagtaaaacagtgaaatgtggattattaaatattaggtctgtctcctccaagtctctgttagtacatgacttaataattgaccaacaaatcgatttactctgccttacagaaacctggttgcagcaggatgattatgttagtttaaatgaatcaacacccctgagtcattctaactaccagaaacctcgaagcacaggccgagggggcggtgtggc from the Pelmatolapia mariae isolate MD_Pm_ZW linkage group LG20, Pm_UMD_F_2, whole genome shotgun sequence genome contains:
- the LOC134618882 gene encoding uncharacterized protein LOC134618882 isoform X2 produces the protein MKVHHTLICFFFLSLQDGNPEVTNAQFLHYGVIGGGVTAKCVHYDRQTWKMFCREECEGENILINTTDARAQTGRYSIEYYFDLETGSHGLYVSISKLTESDSGQYSCGLGGSSSSASFTPFGIFVAEALLDGNDDPAQLKNFYKETGSSLTVGCSFKHPGYRKMFCRGECQINEVLIETDHVRALRSRYNIGYESGVLYVSITQLTKSDSGRYRCFLEGTFSSSFRDFKVTVTDAGPSATTTGSSTPSLTLTGSTEQPEGAASTGLLLYVIISLLIIIILSSLTVLIICIKRKSNRGLRTRGNSEGTNMEDVHYENCTPGSTREDSTYQSLDPAGRDQDQTYFTLTRHT
- the LOC134618882 gene encoding uncharacterized protein LOC134618882 isoform X1, giving the protein MKVHHTLICFFFLSLQDGNPEVTNAQFLHYGVIGGGVTAKCVHYDRQTWKMFCREECEGENILINTTDARAQTGRYSIEYYFDLETGSHGLYVSISKLTESDSGQYSCGLGGSSSSASFTPFGIFVAEALLDGNDDPAQLKNFYKETGSSLTVGCSFKHPGYRKMFCRGECQINEVLIETDHVRALRSRYNIGYESGVLYVSITQLTKSDSGRYRCFLEGTFSSSFRDFKVTVTDAAGPSATTTGSSTPSLTLTGSTEQPEGAASTGLLLYVIISLLIIIILSSLTVLIICIKRKSNRGLRTRGNSEGTNMEDVHYENCTPGSTREDSTYQSLDPAGRDQDQTYFTLTRHT